The genomic stretch CTCAGGGTAAAATTCAATGGTACAGCTAAACGGGAAGTACGAGATCACATTTCAAGGATTAAAAAGATTAAACTTTAAGATATATTttagatatatttttaaatgtcatatttttgtattttttaattatgcAGCAAGCTCTAAGCAGGAACAAGCTCTGCACAAGCAGTGTGTTCTAAGAACTATGCCTACGTTAAAAATAGACTAAGAGAATAAGAGACctaacctcaaattaaagttttttttttttttttggcaaaatgaTTATTCATTTTGCATAGAGAAGTGGAGCATGTGACCTACCATTGTTCCTGTCCCTGAGGTGGTCGACATCCCGGACAGTATTAATGGAGAGATTATTAATCACACTGCCGGGAGTGACATAAGGGTCAGTTTCAGGGTCAATGTTTGGATATCCTTTCCAAGGCTCACCAGGGCGAAATTCTGTCAAACAAGAAGGACATTAGCATTTCTCAGAAAGCATTTTACCAGCCAAACTCTCAAGAAAGCTACAAAGAAATTCCACAGTGCTCTAAACCCGGGCCAGCTGCTTCATATATTAAGGCCAAATATTTGGTTATACAagtctgttctgtttttttggggcaAATCTGCAGTGTATTTGTGCTTTTAACGTAAAACAGGGAGATCAGCATCGGTGAATATGGACATGCCACCACTGGTTATACATATTGTCAGATATTGTGCACCTGTACATTTAACCAGCCCTAAACTTGACCTGTGACCGTCGCAGTGACAGCGCTGcaataataaaatcaaaataaCTCCTCACCTGGAGGCCAGTTGACATTGCTGGAGCCATGTGGCGATTTGGCACGGTTTGGCCAGCCGTCTCCCACAGATCCAGGAGGGCTGACAGGAGAGTTACTGGTATTCATGAAGTCATACGGACCAAAGGGGGAATCTTCAAGCCTCAGTCCAGAGGAGATAGCACCTGTTCAACAAGAGGGCATTACATCGACCTTTTAGAATCCTCTTTCTCTCAAACACTTAACCTTTAATGGGTTATTTCCACCCTAAATTAGCATCGAAAAAAGAACAGCTCATAGGTTTCTACAATTTCAGATGACACAACGTGCTTAAAAACCTTTGGAATCTACATACATTTCTTGCCACAAATCCAAAAAGTAAGGaaaacattgaacttcaatatactgtacattgttaAACTCTTAAATGATTTGTAAAAGCTTTACACAGCTGAATAATAATAGAAACTGGAGCAAAGTAGTGATAAGGCTATATTCAGTCAATGTGGATCACATGAAATTTGGATGgcaacaccaacaatcattaaaTAGGTCTTAGGATTGAGGGGGGATCAAGTGAGAATGTTTTTCCAACTACTGGAAAAAGCCCAGGGTaaggtaaatggcaaatggactgcatttatatagcactttttccAGAGACTACGGCAACACAAAGGGCATTACaatgaatggtaaattaatgactctcattcacccattcatacacactcgcacaccaacggcaaaaggcaccaaccagcttgtcagggaGGAATTGGGGGTTTGACAACTAGCTCAAGGACACCAACTGCTGGTGACATTACTTACCAGTTTTGCCGGAGTTTTGATCTAGCGGTGAGTTGTCCAAGGCAGTCCATTTCTTCAGCCGGGACTGGGGCTCTTTATAACTAATACTGCCAATATCCAGATTGTTTACATTCAAGTTTGAATTCAAGCCTGCGGGAGGTGAGAAGGGCAGAAATATTTGGACCGtgaaacaatataaaaatatcaaCTTGGGGCAGGGAACACCAAGCTTAGCACATTCTGTCCGTGTCAACTTGACTAACTCTCCGAGGGGTGTGAGGGTGGACCCGTGGCACCCGGCCCAACACCCGGATCAGGTTTATGTTGCCAAGATATTCTAAAATATGACGGCTGGCCCCTGGTCAACTTGACAGACTATCAAAATTATATTCTGAACAGCTCACGGAAGACTACCAGAAAACATTTAATCTTTGCTTTGTTAGGACGGGGAGTGACAAGCTCACTATTGCCAAGCTGCATTAAAGCAGAAGCACCACACATATCTGCTAAGCACAATTTCATAAAACAAATACGCTTAACTTATTGTTGTTgaatttaaccctttcagtctcaaGAGCGCTATATAgcactcaagcgtaactacgGTAAAATTCCAAATGGCACTCTCGACCCAATAACAAAATGACCGCTGtattattgttttgagcccctattaagactgggaaggcggggggggggggggggggttgcagtgcAGTTAGACTGGCAGTAAGTAAAAGCAGGCTCATTCACCTCGTGCTGACACACAGTTGCTCTCGTGGCTGCCGAAGGTCCTCCCAGCCCGGGGGTGGATGGGGGAGCCGGGCGCGGCGTGGCCGTTGCTCTGTGGCGGGCTGTGGAAGCTGTGGCTGTGATTAGCGCCAGCCGGGGGGTAGCCGGGCGCGTGCTGCGCGGAAATCATGGGGTGCTTCGCAGCCTGGTGCAACAGAGAGTCGCCATGCCCTACGCTGGGAGGGGGAGCGAACCCACCTAGAGGGAAGTTACTGAAGGAGCCCAGGGCACTCTGCTCTTTCTGCAGCTCGGCCGCGTTCGGGGGCATGAAGTTCTCCAGGTATGACTTGAGGCCTGACTGGTGTAGCGATGAGGGCTGTGGGGAAGGCTGCTGCTTCATCATGGAAGGATCCAGGTGGCGAGGGGGCTGCATCATCTGCTGGGAGGAGCCCAGAGCTCGGCCCTGTAGGACACCGGCACAGTCAGTACATCCTTGCACAATTTCAGGTAACAACTACAAAAAATTCCGTTTTATGGGTTACACGATATATTCTTTGACAGGAACAGAGACAGAGGGTGCTGAGAAACTGGGACTGACAGATGCAGGAGGCCGATACAGGGAGAGAAGGCCCTACCTGGTGCTCCTGCTGCTGACGTCCACCGATGGGCATGTTCCTCTGGTTATGCACTTTCTGCTGTTGCAGGAGGAGGCGCTGTGGGACGAGCAGAGGCAGCGGCTTTTAACAAGGCTAACATGGATACCAGTCAACCAACCAGACACAACAGGTCCGCAAGGCACAACATGCAAACTACCAACTGTCCTGCATTACCGATTAGTACCAACCAAGATTAGAACTTTCCTCAACGGATGTGCAATGGAAGAAGCCGTACCTGCAGCTGGGAAAGCTGGTTTAACTGGGAGAGCTGGTTCAGCATAGCAACCTGCTGTGGCCCAAACAGAGGGTTCAAGCCTCCGTTACTGGGAGGATACTTCAACAATGATGCTGGAACCTGGGGAGATAGGGGGAGGCCAAAGGATATTGATTACACCCAAGGATAAACTCCATGGCAAGTGGTGCCCAGGTGGGTCCTTTGTGAAAGGCGTGCGGCTCAGGGGGGAGGCGTGCGTTACCTGAGGGGAAAGCAACGGTGGAGGCACTTGAGTGCGGAGATTAGGCTGCGATGAGTTCAGAGGTTGTGCTGGAGGCTGCTGGGTGCTCCTGCCTTGTGCTGCTGCATTACTGCTACCGAACATGGGATTAACATTCTGAAAGGAGAGGGTCAGAACCGTTAAAACCCGCCAGTAAGGAGCTCACGAGGAGATTAACAAAAGCACagcacaggggggggggggggggcatgcaaCAGGCATTCTCCACACTCTTTACAAACGCTGTCTGAACTCACCTGCCTGACCAAATTCAAGTTCTGATGGCTGGCCGCTGGCATGGAGCCAGGGCCTTGGTTAGGTAGTGTACCGTTTGAAGGGGGAAGCTTCATGTTTTGATTAGAGGAGTACTGTACATGTTGGGGCTCTTCTGCTACAATGCCATCTGggacagacagggacagagacagctgCAGCACGCCAGCCAGCAAGCAAAGAGGGCAGCAAGAGACGCGGCAGAGTGGGTCGCAAGAAACCGGAGGAATAGCCAGGACCGCCACCAAGAAAGAAAAACCAAGACAGGACAGTGGAAAGGACAGAAGGGCAAGGTTAGACTGATAAGCTCCTAACTACAGAGGCTCAAAGCTGCAGTGCCCAGGACGCATGGATGTGCCTTTTTTCCAGTTGGCTGCCTCAATTAACACAAAACCATTTCAATTGTTCCAACCAAATTAAAGCCTGCCAGCATGGGGGAATGTATGGATAGTGGCACACATGAAAACCCAAGAAGCCCTGCAGCTTTGAAGAGTtacagtgagaaagagaaagatgagGACAGTGATTCTCAGTGGTCTACATCTCCTTTGACCAACTGTCATTCCCTGTCACTCGGGTGAGTAGAATTAACCCCAGATCAGTGTGCAATGCTTGCATCTCTGTTAAAGCAGCTGATTAACATGCACTAATGACTAAAGGTTCCTCCCCATTTAGTGGGGAGGGGGCGTTACAGATAGGGGACATTCGTGCACAAACCAACTTCAACATTAGCTGTGTTACTGACCTTATCAAAATAGGGGCTTCGCTCCATGGAAGACTCTTTGGACATCTGATGGCGTGATacagggctctttccaatcacaCCATTGTATTCTCCCATATTTAGAACAGGTTTGTCCACCTCCATGCGCTTATCTGCCAACATCCCTGCAAAGAGTCCAGTTGTGAGCAAATCAGGCACGAGGAATTCCCCCTTCTAAAAGGTACCATTTTAAGAGTACAGATaaaagctaaaataaataaaaactcacCACCAGACATTTCCATCTTACTGTTCTTCATAGCTTCTTCAGATTCCCTCTGTAAGAGGTACACAGGTTTTAAATACACATATTCCATACATATTCTTTCAATTTGTTAAATAGCTCACAGTTAGCAAATAAACATAGGCTTCCGAGAAACCATAGAAATCAGCCGATGTATTAAAACAAGCCCTGAAATGCATAAAGAGGTCTTACTGGGAAATTCATGTTGTTGAACTGCTTCACAAACTGATTCATCCATGCATCATCTTGCTTGTTGCCTCCTTTATTGACCTAGAAAGAACCGATCAATACACAAAATCACAAAGAGAGATTGGCGCTGTATGTCTTTCAGGAACATCACCGGCAGCTCGTGTGCACAAGCTGTCTGCAGAAAAAGATCACTGCTTTTGTAAAGGCTGGAGATGAACAATAACAATTTGACTGTCTTCTAGTGGCCTTCCACTCCATTAAAAAGACTGAAGATGGCCAACGATGCCCCACCTTTGGAGGCATCTTCTTCATATAGGACCAGTTCCCTTGCTGGTTCATGTCCTGAGACGGGGTGTTGTTCCACATCCCgatctccacctcctcctcttcctcccaggTTGGATGGCGAGGTCCCGCCATGGGTGTCTCCTCACCACACCAGTTGTCTTGCATAGGTTTGGGCCCTGTTATCAAAGGAAAAGTAGAATAAAATGAAAGTTCAAAGTTATCCTATGGTAACATTTATCCCAATCCCGCCGAGATAAAGAATTATGTGCTAGCTAGGCTGTCGCTCTGTCCTAAAAATAGACCCAAAGAATCTCAAGAGAAATTTGTACTAATTTTCtgccataaaaaaataaaaataataataaaacattaccGAAATGTATAATTATGGCTCAGTTATTTTCCTAATAAACCTGGAGCTAAATGACAGAAAGATGTTTGGCAAAGAAATTGATTAAGAAAAGAACCACAACcacaatccaaaaaaaaaagaagaaaaaaaaaaaaaaaaagtgaagatCATACCAATGCCAATGATGCCGctcatcatatatatatatatccagttACAATGTTCTTGGCTTCACCATTTGAAATATAAGCCCTACAAGGCTCCACGGATAGCATGACCCACACATGAACTTTATGTTTAGGTTACCTAGGAATACGGTCCAGACTAAACAATAACATGGcatgttgtttattgtttacCCATCTCTTTGCTACCGAGCTACGACCATGAGTGCAAAACGGATGAGTATAGAGTGCAGCTCGAGCTCCATAATTCACTCGGACAACGAGACTGCAAGTTCGAAGGCCTAATTATATATTCAAAATTTGACATTTTCCTGAGATTTGAACGAgcttcattttcaaaaaataaagtgATAAAAAAGTGACAGCCCTTGTATGTGCCTGCCTTAGACTCACCAGGTTTGTGGGGAGCCTGCTGTCCCACTGTGGGGCCTCCCCAGCTGCCAGCATTGGCATTCTGCCTTCCAGGCTCTTCCCAGCCGGGCCCAGTGTCTACAGGCTTGCCCCAGGCTGAGGTGCCGTTGTCCACAGAGACAGGGGGCCCTGCAGACTCCCATGAGGACTCAGATTTCTGTGGGGCTCCATATGGCTCTCCCCACCCTACAGAGAAGAGGAACACAGCTCAGGGTTAGTAGGATGCACCTACTGTCAATTTTAACATCTTAACAACCCTCCCTACTGCTTAAGCAGCATTGGgaattaaaacacaaacatagaATGTATACAGGACACATGGTTTTAAAGTGTTTTCAGGGATATCTGGGCTCAAATTACAAGCCACCATATAGCCATTGGCATGGATGCACCGAATTCAGGCCTTAAtgccatttaataaaataattaatattaggCGCCTGTCCTCAAGCTACGTAGCAACAAAGGTGGGACAATATTTAAAATTACAATCTGAGTAGCAACCTCAGACCTGGAGGCATCTGAACTGGGCTAGGGAACAGAAAAAACACAGCAATGTCTGTGCTCTGTGAAACTCACATGGTGCTACAAGATCAGAAAATTAAGACTACTAATCTGATTAACTACCTCACCGCATCGACTACAGTCACCCCACTGCGCATTATACATTCTTCAAAATGACAGGAAATGCTCAGCTGCCATTTGGCATTGAAATAAACAGATCTGAACACGAAGTCAATATGCAGTCCTTTGTTCTCACAAATAAATCAGAGGCAGAGCATTAATGTAATAGAATTTATTGCACAGGCCTAACAGATTGTTTTCTTGAAGACATCAGCATTGCTTCTCTGTCAAATCCCTCTGAACTTCTGTTCAATGCCAACTTTTTGCAATAGCAATGAAGATAAAAGATAATCAAGcaattaataaacataaaaatggaCAGTTGCTTAAATTACTTTGGGGTTCACATGTGAGGTCTGTACATTGGAGGTGCCTGCTAGGGCACAACAAAAAGGGCTTAAGTGCTAAAACTTTATGTACTCAAGGAAATCCACAAACAAACCACTTCAAATGCTTATAAATTCTACGTTCACTTGCAAAAGCTTGATATTTACGGAAGTAATTCCACCTTGGAATCGACCTAACAACTTCTAaattacaagcccagttccctggAAGTTTGAATTTTCATGGATGCCTAACACTAAATGGAAATACTTCTGACTGGGCAATGCAATTATAATTATTCTAATTGTTGAAAAATAAGACTAGTGTTATCGCCATCTCAGCTGTGAGGAAGGAACTTTTCATTGGCTTAGGTTGCAGGTCTGGTATTACAGTGAACCTTGCTAAGGTCACAGTCCTTATCCATACATGCATGCTTGTGCAAGGTTTGTTTACTCCTATGCTCAGCTGAAATTTCAACCCAACTTTTGACCATTGAAGTTTTTCACTTTCAGGTTCCAACTCATGCTCTGGattcttcttttaaaaatagCCCTGTTCCTCTTCTGCTGCTCATGTTCCCACCATATGACTGCACCATCAGCTGGGATGAAACTCAAGTCTTTCCCTGTTTGGCTGGAACTAATTTCCATGCAAGCACTTTTCTTTTCCAGAAACATTGCATTCATAGCCTACACCTTTTCTGCCAAAAGacgcaaaatattttttgtatacATTTCTCAATGTTTAAGAATCTCATGACAATCTTCAGTAAACAGTTCTCCACCCCTAATACAAAGGCTActcaaaaataacattaaaaataactCATTTCCAAGATTGAAAAGATTGGCTCCTGATATTTTATTTAGCACATTCACATTCTAGCATTTTCTACAAGTATGTGccatgttttggattcaaaacgGCACATATAGCCATAAGTTTGCATCCAGACAGTATGAAAGGTACACAGAATATACATTTAAAGAGGAGCACTTACCCAAGTTACAAGGCTTGTCCTTGCTGGACACAGCATTTGGGGGCAGCACAGGCTGTGGTGGGTGCGGCTGAGGCTGCTGCGGAGGGGCCATCGGAGGATCCTGCTCGCCCCCGCCGTTCTTGTTCCACATGTTCACATTGTTGTACTTGTACTTGTTGGGGTCTCCCCAAGCTGAAGTACCATCATCGATCTCCATTTTGCGCCTGACAGACTCAGGTGAGGGCTCTTCCCAGCCTGTAGATTCCTCCTCTTTCAGGGTAGATGGCATTGGGCCCCCCTGCCAGCCAGAAGGTTTGTTCGGGGCAGGGGCCGCTGGCTGCGATGCAGGGACTCCCCATGAGGACTGCCCTGTGGAAGCATCCTGTGGCTTGCTGCCCCAGTCTGGGGTGTCACAGGGTTTAGCAGAGTCGCCCCATCCGGAACTGCAGTGACTGGGCTTGGGGGGCTCTCCCCAGCCTTGGCTCTGATTGCTGGTTTTATTAGGCTCTCCCCATCCTTGCTTGTGATTTGTCTTGGTAGGCTCGCCCCAGCCAGTCGGACCACCGCTGTTGGGAGTGCTGCTCCCTCCACTGCCGCACCAGTTGTTGCCTGTGCCTCCCCTGCCCTGCTCGCTCCAGCCAGAGCCCGAGCGGTCACTGTCACTGTCGCAGCCTGCCGATCCTGGCTTTGGGGGATTGCCCCAGTGATTCGCAGGAGGGGGATCTGCTCCCCACCCCTCGCTGCCTGGTGCAGCACCCCAGCCCTGGTTTGACTTCTGTCCTTCAGTCCATCCCTGTTTGACCTTTTGTGCATTGTTCCAAGTAGAAGAAGCTCTCTCATCCTTGACGCTTCCCCATGACTGATTGCTCTTTCCTACTCCCGTGGTAGCAGCGTTGTCCTCCCAGCCTCCATCACCACTGGGGCGTTTGGCTTCTCCCCAACCAGGGTCAGGCTTGGGATCAGACCACCCAGATACTGATGAGGTTCCTTTGCCGTTGGTGCCAGGACCGTCCCCCCACCCGCCTGAGTTAGGTGCCTGGGAGCCGGAGCCACCCCAGGCGTCTGTCCCATTGTCCGCCTTTTTCTCAGCGTTAGAGGCGGCCACAGTGTCCCAGGTTGTGTTCTGCCGGACTGGGGTCTGACCCCACCCGGTGTTGGAAAGGACTCGGGGGTCCAGGTCAGTCCTGGTGATGGGGGTCTGCACCACTTCCTGGGTATTGCCCCTCCTCCGGTTGCTGGTGTGCTGTCCATCTCTGTCCCCGCGGCTGCTCTCGCTGCTACCCTCACTGCCAGTTGATTTGGCCCATGTGCCGCCCTGATTGTTCAGTTGGGACGCCTGCCCGGCTCCCCCTTCACCCAGAGCATCGTCCTCCAGGGACATCCATCCGTTTGTTCCCTTCCTGCTCCCGGTTATGCCTTCATTGGAATGCTGATTGTTGCTCGGCAGGGTGTTCCATTCCCCGTTGGAGATCTTAGTGCCAGTGTTtgaagaggaggacgaggaggatgAAGACGAGGATGATGACGCGCTGCCCCAAGGGCGAGGGATCCCTGTGGGGCCGACACCATTCCCCGCTCCCCATGGCAGGTTCTGGGAGGCTGTGGGTGCAGagccccaccctcctccacgCACCCCcatgccattattattattattcttaaaaGTAGCGCTTGCAGTTGATCCATTGACTCCAGACTGCATTAGAGTTGCATTCACAGTGTCGCCAACAGTTTGGCCTTTAGGGACAGAGCATTTGTCTCCAGAGTAATTGGAGTCTTGTGGAGTTCCCCATGCTGAGCCATAAGACCCACTGTTTATTCCCTCGCTGTTGCCATGCTGAGAAATGGAAGTGCCATTAGAAACTGAAGAGGCCTGGAGCTGAGGCGAGCTCCCTGTACCCACGTGCCAGGCTCGGTGCCCTGTGGGAAGTTCATTCATCTGCATTGAACCAGTAGAGTTTGGTAAACTAGAGGTCATCATGTTAGTAGTGTTATTTGGTCCATTCAATTCAGTGTTAAGGTTTTGAGGTTGCCCGTTTAACGAAACCTTACTTGTACCATTGACTTCAGACTCTGTATTGTTGTCCTGGAGGCTGCCCCAGGGGGTGTGGGTGGAGAGGCCCATCTTAGAGTTAATACTCTGGCTGCTGGGCGTTTGACCTATGGTGCTACGTTGAGTATTGGTGCCACTGTTCCCATTCCCAACAGGCCCATGTGGATTATGCCCACTGTTTTCCAAAACAGGCCAGGCACCATGGTTGGCATTTGGGTTCAAAGTGCTTGGATTTATACCTCCATTGGTTGAGGAACCTAGGGTGCCCCATGCATTTAATTTACCATGGCTACTTTCGGGTAATTTGCCATTGGGATTCTCCCCAGGGCTTTGACATGTGCTTAGCATCGAGCCATGGGATAAGCCCCAGGGTCCCTTAATACTCCCATTGCCCACATTATTGCTGCCATTTGCAACCATAAAATGAGAACCATGTCCATTTCCTTGTCTATTGCCATTGCTGTCACCGCCAGCGCTCCCAGAAGCCATTATACTAAGGTTTTTCTCAGACCCAGAGCTTGAGGCAGAGTCAGCATCCATACATTCTGTGGCTAACTCTGGGTCACTACCAGTGATAGAAGGCCAGGCTTCCTTGTCGCAGCCGTCTACAATAACTTTATCCCAAGTGGTGTTTGAGTCACTGCCAGGAGAACCAGAACTCCAATGGGAATTTTCATAATGAGAGCCAAGAGCACTGTGATTCAACTCTGTggagacaaaaaagaaaaaaggaaaaacattaaaactcAAACAAATGTAGAATTATTAGGCCAGGATGCTGTTAAAAAATAACAGCAAAGCCAGAAACAGGACAACAATtacaaaaaggaaattaaaaagaTGAGGTCTAATGTTACATATATGAAAGCCATTAGAAGTAGTTTTGAGGACAGTGATCcagtagaaaaaaaagaaacaatataaaTTAAGACTTTGGGAACTGGATACCAAATATAAccaaagaaaattatttttttataaaattgaAACCAAAACACTTGACGGTCCATCATTAAATACTGATCTGCGCTTGCTCAAAGTCATCGCAGAGCTGACGGTGCATTTCTCCATGAGCAAACGGATGTGTGTGACGAGTTGGTGGGACACACAGCCTGCTGATCTACAGCACAAAAGGCCTTCCCCTGGAGCCCGAGCCTGGCCGGCACTACAGCGCAGCTGTCACCATTTTGTAGCAGCAGCGTGGGCTCCGCTATGTgcacaggggggaggggggaggggggaacaggAGCAGCAGCCAGAGAGCGTTCCCTTCTCAGAGCGCGATCCCCACAGCTCTGCAGCGGGGCTTTCTCCCAGAGACGCCCTCGTCCCCAGCGGCTGAACCTTCACACGCTGTCTCTTTCTTCTGACATCGCACCCGTAATAAGCTTCATTTCTGCTCGTCTTGCACACACTTTCCCGAGCGcaacaagatggctgccaagGTGCTCCAAAGCACACCCTCGTGCCAAGAGTGACATTCCCCTTCTCTGCCTCATTGCGAGCTGAAACTTTGAGCCTTCACTGCCAAATCCCTGCTACCCTGATCAATGACCAAAGCTCACTGCTACGCTCgcatactgtgtgtatatatatatatatatatatatatatatatatatatatataaataaatagaagagTTTGAAGCTTTTTAGGAAAAATTAAGGGCAGCTTCCACAATTAGTTGATTTTTGACATCTCACCAACCACAATGTTCACATTTGCAATGTACGATTTGCAGGGGTGAAATGTGCGCGAACGCATTTATGGGTCACATGCTACACTAAGAGTCCGTTTGACAAATGACTGGAGGAGTGCTAAACATTTTAGCACACAATTAGCTGCTACAGATGCTTTTCATCTCCTTTATGTCTGAGCAGCACGGGGAAACATGCCAAAGAACAACTGCTCCACCCCCcgaacacaacacagacacacattatgCTTCGCC from Conger conger chromosome 2, fConCon1.1, whole genome shotgun sequence encodes the following:
- the LOC133111630 gene encoding trinucleotide repeat-containing gene 6A protein-like isoform X2, with the translated sequence MEERKKRKDEKKKKEAGLKKASEQKNKVPEHIKSSLSQPQPANPKSDASTVTSTVSNAKRAPASSHPQVPPRYPAREVPPRFRQHEQKQLLKRGQPLPLPAATLGSPAPLATAQTGGAALASEPPFLSSANANLPELNHSALGSHYENSHWSSGSPGSDSNTTWDKVIVDGCDKEAWPSITGSDPELATECMDADSASSSGSEKNLSIMASGSAGGDSNGNRQGNGHGSHFMVANGSNNVGNGSIKGPWGLSHGSMLSTCQSPGENPNGKLPESSHGKLNAWGTLGSSTNGGINPSTLNPNANHGAWPVLENSGHNPHGPVGNGNSGTNTQRSTIGQTPSSQSINSKMGLSTHTPWGSLQDNNTESEVNGTSKVSLNGQPQNLNTELNGPNNTTNMMTSSLPNSTGSMQMNELPTGHRAWHVGTGSSPQLQASSVSNGTSISQHGNSEGINSGSYGSAWGTPQDSNYSGDKCSVPKGQTVGDTVNATLMQSGVNGSTASATFKNNNNNGMGVRGGGWGSAPTASQNLPWGAGNGVGPTGIPRPWGSASSSSSSSSSSSSSNTGTKISNGEWNTLPSNNQHSNEGITGSRKGTNGWMSLEDDALGEGGAGQASQLNNQGGTWAKSTGSEGSSESSRGDRDGQHTSNRRRGNTQEVVQTPITRTDLDPRVLSNTGWGQTPVRQNTTWDTVAASNAEKKADNGTDAWGGSGSQAPNSGGWGDGPGTNGKGTSSVSGWSDPKPDPGWGEAKRPSGDGGWEDNAATTGVGKSNQSWGSVKDERASSTWNNAQKVKQGWTEGQKSNQGWGAAPGSEGWGADPPPANHWGNPPKPGSAGCDSDSDRSGSGWSEQGRGGTGNNWCGSGGSSTPNSGGPTGWGEPTKTNHKQGWGEPNKTSNQSQGWGEPPKPSHCSSGWGDSAKPCDTPDWGSKPQDASTGQSSWGVPASQPAAPAPNKPSGWQGGPMPSTLKEEESTGWEEPSPESVRRKMEIDDGTSAWGDPNKYKYNNVNMWNKNGGGEQDPPMAPPQQPQPHPPQPVLPPNAVSSKDKPCNLGWGEPYGAPQKSESSWESAGPPVSVDNGTSAWGKPVDTGPGWEEPGRQNANAGSWGGPTVGQQAPHKPGPKPMQDNWCGEETPMAGPRHPTWEEEEEVEIGMWNNTPSQDMNQQGNWSYMKKMPPKVNKGGNKQDDAWMNQFVKQFNNMNFPRESEEAMKNSKMEMSGGMLADKRMEVDKPVLNMGEYNGVIGKSPVSRHQMSKESSMERSPYFDKNVNPMFGSSNAAAQGRSTQQPPAQPLNSSQPNLRTQVPPPLLSPQVPASLLKYPPSNGGLNPLFGPQQVAMLNQLSQLNQLSQLQRLLLQQQKVHNQRNMPIGGRQQQEHQGRALGSSQQMMQPPRHLDPSMMKQQPSPQPSSLHQSGLKSYLENFMPPNAAELQKEQSALGSFSNFPLGGFAPPPSVGHGDSLLHQAAKHPMISAQHAPGYPPAGANHSHSFHSPPQSNGHAAPGSPIHPRAGRTFGSHESNCVSARGLNSNLNVNNLDIGSISYKEPQSRLKKWTALDNSPLDQNSGKTGAISSGLRLEDSPFGPYDFMNTSNSPVSPPGSVGDGWPNRAKSPHGSSNVNWPPEFRPGEPWKGYPNIDPETDPYVTPGSVINNLSINTVRDVDHLRDRNNGSTSSLNTTLPSNSAWSSIRASNYSGSLSSTAQSTSARNSDSKYTWSPGPVTNTSLAHELWKVPLPPKGITAPSRPPPGLTGQKPPSSWDSNSMRLGGWGGSDSRYTPGSSWGDNSSGRTTWLVLKNLTPQIDGSTLRTLCMQHGPLITFHLNLPHGNAVVCYSSKEEAAKAQKSLHMCVLGNTTILAEFASEEEISRFFAQGQSMTASPGWQSLGASQNRMGSMEASHPFPNRNDPNHWNGAGLSGGGGGDLHGTSLWGAPNYSSSLWGNPSSSEGRGLSSPSPINSFLPVDHLAGGGDTM